Proteins encoded in a region of the Diabrotica undecimpunctata isolate CICGRU chromosome 10, icDiaUnde3, whole genome shotgun sequence genome:
- the LOC140452264 gene encoding uncharacterized protein, translating to MASKQDLLAAFFDVEGAFDTVQKSIILQNLQQCGLGGNIYYFVQNFLDDRTFKVIVNGKRSSTRIQHNGVPQGSVISTTLFSLAFNDVGKSIHLPVKHALYADDLVLFCRGNNTETTCRLMQTAIDNIEKWSRHIRLSFSSQKTKIMRFSKKTTKDNPILTYNGVLLDVIDHHKVLGLTFDSRLTWNTHIQETKGNCLKNINILKSLAHFHRGADEEVLLTVYRSIIRSKIDYVNEPPLWLRRQHLLLSYAASLSANPQHPVYQLIIQPNNLIYYSQTTRAAQPLSCILNSILDGFDLSATSPFHISTHPPWHKQLPNVNTSLCSFNKHDTPKAIIKQLFLDILNRNQFRKVLYTDASKNYVGVGSAIVSSFSTTKLIKLPAVCSVYTAELYGIVEAFHMLEPTDRNVAICTDSLSSIQVVKNMSSDHPLVNLIHDIYNKLTDHGVIVTIVWVSSHVGVVGNEAADVAAKEASTLDIPIIILRMLHNDIKKMFKKRIYDK from the coding sequence ATGGCCAGTAAACAAGATTTATTAGCAGCCTTTTTTGATGTAGAAGGAGCCTTTGACACTGTTCAAAAATCTATAATACTCCAAAATCTTCAACAATGTGGACTTGGTGGAAACATATactactttgtgcagaattttttAGATGATAGAACTTTTAAAGTTATTGTAAACGGAAAGCGGTCATCTACTCGTATTCAACAtaatggagtaccacaaggttctgtTATAAGCACAACTCTGTTTAGTTTGGCATTTAATGATGTAGGCAAAAGTATTCATCTTCCAGTTAAACACGcattatacgctgatgaccttgtaCTCTTTTGCAGAGGAAATAATACCGAAACAACCTGTCGACTAATGCAAACAGCCATTGATAATATAGAAAAGTGGTCGAGGCACATTAGGCTTTCCTTCTCttctcaaaaaactaaaatcatgagatttagcaaaaaaacgACAAAAGATAATCCAATTTTGACATACAACGGAGTATTACTAGATGTTATTGATCATCATAAAGTCTTAGGACTGACCTTCGACTCCAGACTTACTTGGAATACACACATACAGGAAACGAAAGGCAActgcttaaaaaatattaatatcctaAAAAGTTTAGCACATTTTCATCGGGGAGCTGACGAAGAGGTATTGCTTACAGTTTACAGATCCATTATTCGCTCAAAAATAGACTATGTTAACGAACCACCACTCTGGTTAAGGAGACAACATCTTCTTTTGTCATATGCAGCTAGCTTATCAGCCAATCCACAACATCCAGTCTATCAACTAATTATACAACCAAATAATCTCATTTATTATTCTCAGACCACTAGAGCTGCACAACCCCTCTCTTGCATACTGAATTCTATTCTCGACGGTTTTGATCTTTCTGCAACTTCACCCTTTCATATCTCTACACATCCTCCGTGGCATAAGCAACTTCCGAATGTCAACACTTCCCTTTGCTCTTTCAATAAACATGATACTCCTAAAGCTATAATTAAACAATTGTTCCTAGACATACTTAATCGAAATCAGTTTCGTAAAGTTCTTTATACAGATGCCTCTAAAAATTATGTAGGGGTGGGTAGTGCTATTGTTTCCTCTTTCAGCACTACAAAACTAATCAAACTTCCTGCCGTTTGTAGTGTATACACTGCAGAACTATACGGTATCGTCGAGGCTTTTCATATGTTGGAACCAACTGACCGCAATGTAGCGATTTGCACAGACTCCTTATCATCAATACAAGTAGTCAAAAACATGTCCTCAGATCATCCTCTGGTAAATTTAATACATGACATATATAATAAACTTACGGATCATGGAGTAATTGTCACTATTGTCTGGGTATCTTCACATGTAGGAGTTGTAGGAAATGAGGCTGCAGATGTAGCCGCAAAAGAAGCTTCTACTTTGGATATACCTATAATAATATTAAGAATGTTGCATAAtgatattaagaaaatgtttaaaaagcGTATATATGACAAATAG